From Cotesia glomerata isolate CgM1 linkage group LG3, MPM_Cglom_v2.3, whole genome shotgun sequence:
ttGTAAGAATAGAAAGTAAGCATTGTTATATTACCAGAAGTGGCTGTTCAATTAATATAGTGCCAACCCGCACTCATTCGGCGGAAAAAAGTATAGTGTATAATGGTTTTGACTACTATAATAAACTGCTCGAAGTGATTAGGAAAGAAAATAGATTAATAAGCTTTAAAAGAGTTTTTAAAgtgtaacagggaaaatcgaacttcccggggtcattatcgacccCGATAATTGACGCACGGTAGGTAAGGGTTTTCCCttacttttcgatttttgacaagagtttcgacttgtcaccgggcgtgctaatcAAGATTCCCCACTACTGTTCCCGGAAAATGAAGCGGGGCGTaacaataggaaagttcgagagcctgagctgagggttataaaagagcGAGCACGAAAAACATcgaggctttttcccttctggaagccagtggccttttgccttttgtgaatcagtgaccttgttgAGATTAGATAAGTCAAGAGAGTGCAGTTTTGAACGCCAACGATAGAAAGCAACTACTGAGGAGTTTATTACGGTATTTGGAATTGGACAAGCCCTGACCGGAAGCTAACATAGTGGTTTGAGACGACAAGACGCCAAGCGGCGGAGCCAGCCAAGTTGGACCGGAGTATCAGTCGTCGttggataaaacaataattgagtctctaggtattttcgattaatttaggccaaaattgattattaatttaattaagaggctgaaataatttaaattaatttctcgagcggtcatttttataatagcAAAGTTTTGTACTTTAGAGATTCATGCGCCAAGGTCATTTAGCtagttttgttattggatatttattttaaaagaatgagattaatagtttatttgtgaatttactgtagataatttaatcagtaatttattataggcctgctggctataataaattaatttagttaataattttcgggatataaagaaaagtaaatttgaataagaaatgaaaatgcgtAATTAAGTCAGTGAAGGTCATTCTAGAATGTATGTAGTTAAGAGTTGTATTGAGACGCTTAGGATTCGAATAGTTGATGTTTAGAATTTTGTTTAGGAagattaaaattagtaaatccTGTAATAAATtcagtagaatttattaattgaaaatattagtagaaaatttagtaagtgAACTAGTACAGAAATTTAGTGATTATGTAatgtagtaaaatttatttgcagtAAACAAGTGTTGGCGTAAAATTTAGTAGATTATGATAGTATTGTaaagttttggaaaattaaatttaggccggtggataaatgtaattgaattgtttaagTTAGAAAAGtgctaaatcaattattaaataattgattgaattaaggataatttattagataaattcgataagaaaatttggtgaatttggtaaatttagttaatctggagattaaatttatttaaggaaaattggttaaaattttatttaagaaaatttgagaaatgaAGTTAACGTCCGGTGGATGATTTTATATGGAATTTAGTAAGATTATATGGTATTCCGTCAGGTAGACGAGgttgtttatgtgaaattagttcagataattgaataattaagaagtttttattgggtaaaatatgttgtttgttattccgtcagttggacgagggtttaagaaattaaggatctagatgcgtaatggtctatgattaaatttagaaattaggaatctagatgcgtaatggtctatgattaaatttagaatttaggaatctagatgcgtaatgatctatagttgaaagaatttaaggatatttagttgtaagttttggcaagtgcctgcgtaggtgagaggtcctcacaattaagtaattgataagttaattttaagggtaatattattaaggaattttgttaaaattaaattgtttatattaaataaataattgaattgttaattgttaataattgtttctcagtattaatttttcagcctttctcaacttctcacgacccgatctttccttctcatgctccccggtttctgggacaccgagtataaaatcccagtggcgcccttttcaaagaggaaaggggtgaccaattggacagggctaaccaccccgttacaaAAGAAtacataaaagaaaaatactgactaattattcataagtaattaataattataattgaaaaagatgtattaatattgattcaatgtataaaaaaatagcttaatGCTAATcaataaagattattattattatttatttatttatttatttatttttttttttttttttttattagaaagaagaaaaattttttttacaacttacAATCATCTGATGAAGGTCCAGGAAAAACAAACGGCGCTGCAGTAAATCCATTTATTAATTCACAGATAATAATTGCACAAATAATAACTCCGCCCTTCATTATTGGAATACTGATGGTTCAAAGAAAACTAATCGTCTGACAGTAAGAAGATATCCGTACTTTTTATATATCAGTGCTGGATCTTCCTATTCTGGGGAACTTTTGAGAGTTGACGGCCTTCTGATTCATGGTCATCAGCCTTAGCATACTATTAATGCtcgatatttcttttttacatatgatattttaaattcagaAATAATATTTGCACAGCCAATGTTTGTAGTATtgatgattataaattataataaatgtgTCATCGATTTAATACTAGAAGCTGCATCAGAAATTTGgacggattttttttttctcagatcCGACAGCTCAAGAGCATAATTCCGGTTTTTAACAATCAATTTAAGATTAATCATCTCTGGAAAACAATAGCATCAAATATAATTgtagttattataattattactattaatattatgtaaataGGAAGAAGAATGATTGacggtaatttattatttaatagacttatttattaaaatacatcACTTAAATAGTAATGAGTATTCAGTGAtcagtaataaaaatacaacaattgtttataaataacacatcgtaaaaaaaaatattgcataataattacaaaatacgTATGTGAGTATCGGGAATATCCGAAGGGCACGAAAAAGTAACAACTAATTACATTAATACATATTGGTACACTATAAATAtattcgataaaaataattattataattttaataatatatttaaaaaaaagtgtatATATGTCTGTGTGTAAAGGAGTATTTATGATCAAGGTATCGGCTTTGAGCCCTCTGATACGGACTGTATTCTTGTAAAAACAGGTTTAACAAGATTTTAACACCATAATTATTTGAGTGATGCTCCTCGTCGTTTTGTATGGATAAAATAAAACGGGAATGATAAAAAGTAtcgaaagttattttaaaataattgtcatGAAAGATACAACTTTATGCACTGAAAAAGTAGCATTCGCTTTTTTATCAGGAATGTGATTCATACCGAGTCTTGTTTATgatacttattaatttaaatataaatatatattcaaatatatatttacataatcataattatattcATATCTGTATTCTATAAGAATATTTATAGAcatatctataaatatttatagattaCCGAGAATACACTGAAAgaaattttaccaaaaaacatttttttttaccaaatttaaaacttttaaaaggatgatcatacacggaaagaacaagagtgaaaaaaatttcagatagtagctagtataatccagattacaatgagtataatcaagatatcacgcagtataatctggattataatgagtataatccagatattacgcagtataatctgaatttttttagctactatctgaaatttatttttaccacagatatcactgagtataatctgggatgatatctagtgtcatcttgttctttccgtgtactttTTGTGTatgacactaaaaaaaaaagtacttgacaatttttaaaaatataaataaattactttaatattaactaatattttttttcaataaattttcttggttaaaataatttttttctatttttttccatCAATAATTCCTGAATtgtttcaattaatatttatgaatactAATCTAGTCAGTAAAAATAAGCATTCTAGTGGTGTCTGCACTGGCCTTGGCGTTGGCAGAAGCTGAACTTTTCGAACCAAACCCTGGACCAGTAGATGCGGATGCAGTTGCTTTGGCTGTCGCTTGGCCGTTACCGTAAGCGTTGGCGTTGGAACCCGCAGAAGCAGATGCATTGCTAGTTGCACTTGCATCGGCAGTTGCTTTGGCACTAGCATCGCTATTAGCTCCAGCAGAAGCTACGGCATTAGCATTAGCACTGGCATGAGCACCAGAGTCAAAATGTCCACCAGAATTATACAAAGTTCCTGGCAATGGATTTCCGTAGGAGTCTACGGTTCCAGGTTGGTACCCATGGGGTTTTGAAGATCCCCCAGAGCCTGCATTAGCGGTAGCAGAGGCCTCAGCAGTGGCGTGGGCATTTGCACCAGAGTTTCCGGTCACAGTTGGAAGCTGATTGTTATTAAAGCCACCGTAATTTCCTGAATCGCCGTTCGACTGGACGTAGCCACCTCCATGCTTTTCAGGATGGTATAATCCATCATCATATGGCCCAGCATTGTTCTGGTTATCAGCTACCTGTTTTGTTCCTTGAGTATTGTCGTAGTTGACATGGTCATACTTTTCAGGGTGGTATAATCCATCGTCATATGGCCCGACGTTGTTTTGGTTATCAGTCGTCGCAGAAGATTCAGCATTTGCAGTAGCAGTAGCAGAAGCCTGAGATCCGCTGTTGGATCCTTGGTTATTTCCAAGGTCTCCGTAATATGTCGGCTGACTTGCAAATGGATTGCTTGAACCTGTAGAAACTCCTGAATTAGCGTTTGCAGTTGCAGTAGCACTTGCTCCACTATTTAATGGTGTTCCATCTGGACCACAATCACAATCAGGTTCTGGTTTGTAGGTACCAGAATTATCGACAGTAGAGCCTCCGTGAGTTCCTGAATAATCATAGTTAGTTCCTTGAGTTCCAGAGGTTCCATAATAAGAAGGCTGAGGTTTTTTAATTGGCTGATTGACGAATGGATTTCCTGAACCAGCAGAAGCTCCTGAATTAGCGTTAGCGTTTGCTCCTGCATTTGCATTCGCTCCACCTTGAGTTCCGCTAGGAACACCGTAAGTTCCAGAGGTTCCATAGTGTGGTGGTTGAGTTTCTATGTTTGGCTGACTAATAAATGGATTTCCTGAACCAGCAGTGGCTCCTGAATTAGCATTAGCGTTCGCTCCTGCATTTGCATTCGCTCCACCTTGAGTTCCGCTAGGAACTCCATAAGTTCCAGTGGTTCCATAGTGTGGCGGTTGAGTTTCCATGCTTGGCTGACTAATAAATGGATTTCCTGAACCAGCAGAAGCTCCTGAATTAGCGTTAGCATTCGCTCCTGCATTTGCATTTGCTCCACCTTGAGTTCCGCTAGGAACTCCGTAAGTTCCAGTGGTTCCATAGTGTGGCGGTTGAGTTTCCATGTTTGGCTGACTAATAAATGGATTTCCTGAACCAGCAGAAGCTCCTGAATCAGCGTTAGCATTCGCTCCTGCATTTGCATTTGCTCCACCTTGAGTTCCGCTAGGAACTCCGTAAGTTCCAGTGGTTCCATAGTGTAGCGGTTGAGTTTCTATGTTTGGCTGACTAATAAATGGATTTCCTGAACCAGCAGAAGCTCCTGAATTAGCATTGGCGTTCGCTCCTGCATTTGCATTCGCTCCACCTTGAGTTCCACTAGGAACTCCATAAGTTCCAGTGGTTCCATAGTGTGGTGGTTGAGTTTCTATGTTTGGCTGATTTATAAATGGATTTCCTGAACCTCCAGAACTGCCATAATTTGGTCCAGTTCCGTATGTTCCTTGATTGTAGTTTGTTCCGGTAGGAGCGCTGTTCTGAACAACTggttttttgtttaaaaatggaTTCTTAGCTCCAGTATTTCCTCCATAGTAACCAGTATTTCCATAAGTACCCGTGGTTGGATTGTTGGGATAAGTTCCTCCGTTGGTTCCAGATTGAGTATTTGCGTTAGCAGTAGCTTGAGCAGTCGCTTGAGAATTTTCCTGTGAATTACCTACAGTATTTCCTCCATAGTAACCATTGTTTCCATAAGTTCCTGTCGTTGGATTGTTGGCATAAGTTCCTCCGTTGGTTCCAGATTGAGAGTTTGCGTTAGCATTAGCTTGAGCAGTCGCTTGAGAATTTGCCTGTGAATTACCTCCAGTATTTCCTCCATAGTGACCTCCATTATTTCCATAATTATATGTAGGCTGATTGGTTGGATAAGTTCCTACGTTTGTTCCAGATTGAGCGTTTCCATTAGCATTGGCGCCAGAAATTCCAAAGAACGGATTTTTCGTATACTTTGGAGCTCCATAAACTCCAGTATTAACCGTTTGCCCATTTTGGTATCCGCCGTTGTAGTCGTTGTtggctaaaaaaaataaaatattattattagttaaagCATGACATCACTAATATTTAATCACAACATAAACACTTGTaatgatcaataaaaaaattaaaaaaaaaaacatgttgTCATGTTTACGACTGGagataaaattgaaagaaaaaaatgtttacagACGAAAGCCGGATTTGGATACCAACGATTAAGCCAGATGAATGATAATAGCCGAGAACCAGTGTAGTAATAAAGGTATAAAgtccaataaaataaaataaaaataatattatactgATATGCAGACAAAGGGATATCGTCATCGAATGGTTGaaggaataaattttgatgatttattaaaaactgatGCTCACCTGGAGCCGGTCTTTCGACAAAGATTATTTCTTGTTGCCCATAACCCGACTCGGGAGAATTATTATGACGATTTGGTTTACGGGGGCGAGGACGTCGGTTTGTTGGGGGTGAGTCCGATATAACAATTGGTATTAATACGGCGTTAGCTGAGCTTTGGGATTGAGATGTTACTCGCGAATCTTCAGCGGGGACTAGTCTGATAACACCTTGCCCGTAATTGGGCTTAGAAAATTGTTGGTTATTTTGAGGTTGAAACACAGCACCAGTTTGAGTGTTAGATTGAGAATTAGCGTTTGATTGACTAGTTGGACTTCCTTCAACGaatgttattgttattttttgtcttCCGGAATTTCGTTGAGGTACTTGTCTACTTGGTACTAATCTTATtgtatttctatttttattattagtattagtatTAGCAGTATTGAATTGGTTAGGAGACTTTGGTAAAGACTCATAATTAGTGTTAGCGTTTGCTGCTGCGTTTGCTGTTGAAACAGATTGTCCACCCTGATTGTTATGATTATTTACtggataattattataattattattgggaGAGTTTTCCTGTTTGAATTGATTATTAGAAATCGGCtggattttataataagtattagATTGAGAATTAGCATTTGCAGCAGCGTTTGCTGTTGATCCAGAATTGCTCCcttgattattataattatttatcgggtaattataattattaggaGGATTTCCAGGTTTATATTGATTATTAGAAATCGTTGGAACTTCATAATTAGTATTAGCTTGAGAATTAGCATTTGCAGCAGCATTTGCTGCTGATCCAGAATTGCTGCCTTGATTATTATAACCATTTACtggataattattgttattgttattataattattattgggaGAATTTTCCGGTTTATATTGATTATTAGAAATCTTTGGAAGTTCGTAATTAGTATTAGCTTGAGAATTAGCATTTGCAGCAGCATTTGCCGCTGATCCAGAATTGCTGCCttgattgttataattatttactggataattattattattatcattgaagTTACTTGGTGAGTTAGATTGACCATTAGAATTCGGGGAAGATTCATAATTAGTCCCAGCATTTGCAGAAGCACTAGCAACTGCACTTGCTGACGCTCCTGAAGTTGCTccttgattattattattattataattaccaaccggataattattactattcaaGTTAGGAGTTTGTTggttaaattgattattagtTGGTCGAGATTCAGAATTAGTATTAGTATTTGCTGCGGATGCAGAATTTCCACCTTGATTGTTATAATTACTTACTgggtaattataattattattgggaGAATTTACCGGTTCATATTGATTATTAGAAATCGTTGGAACTTTGTAATGAGTATTAGCTTGAGAATTAGCGTTTGCAGCAGCATTTGCCGCTGATTCAGAATTGCTGCCttgattgttataattatttaccggataattattattattatcattgaagTTACTTGGTGAGTTAGATTGACCATTAGAATTCGGGGAAGATTCATAATTAGTCCCAGCATTTGCAGAAGCACTAGCAACTGCACTTGCTGACGCTCCAGAAGTTCCTccttgattattattattattataattatcaaccggataattattactattcaaGTTAGGAGTTTGTTggttaaattgattattagtTGGTTGAGATTCAAAATTAGTGTTAGAATTTGAAACAGATCCACCATTTTCTCCTTCTTGATTATAACTACCAACCGgattattactattatcagAATATGTATTAGCATTCCCATTACTacctgttaattaaattaatttacaatgttAGAATAATCTAAGAACCACAAACTAACTTAACCCGTTGAGGTcacactttttaaaaataacgtagTGGTCATATTGGGTCTAGTTGACCCcatgcacggaaaaaattgTTGCTACTTGCGTTCTTGTCAATATTTTCACTCGAGCCAGCCGTACATGAGCATAATTCTTAACACTTCCATTGAATAACTCaatcgttttttaattttttttaattgtttaattataaaaaaaaaatgcgagaaagtcaaatttcgaaaaatttgacttttttttactaaaaacttcattttttgaGATAAATGAAAATGACCTTCGGGGTTTTACTCCCGATATCgcatactttgaaaaaaaagtggtgTCATGTCGagctttttaaaaagtatattgATTTGTgcaattaaaatcataaatttccatgaatctcaaaaaatcttcaaacaATAATAGATAGTATCACAAATACCATTTTGAATGATATCTTGGAAGCAAGAGCAACTCAAAAATTTCCTTGGGTCATTTGGActctgcacggaaaaaagaaaactcgaaaaattacagtataaaatgtaaaatcgattccgtcgtaatcaaaactagacaaattacaatttgaaataacattttttaaaatttaatattcagagctttcaatgtaaatattacattctacaatgtaattcttataaaatctgtaataattacaatctaaaactgtaatttttccagttttcatcacgaagcgccacgttgcattatatactgtaatgtttcgagttttcttttttaagtaCATAAGATTTCCATAGCACTTAACACATTAATGCATAAAAGTGTCCATTTAGACCCATAATGACCTCAAcgagttaaaaaattcaataattacctCCATAATGTCCAGATCCGTGAGCGTTGGCTCCAGCATCAGCTAGACCATTTCCAAGAGTGTGAGTACCAGTATTAGTTACACTATGTCCGCTATTATCGGCATAGGCATTACCGTAGGCATCGGCACTGCTGTAATCATTCCCACATCCAGGACTTCCATTTGGGTAGTACCCAGAATTTCCTTGGCACATGTTTCCACCATAGTTTCCATTGTGTCCAGTGTTTCCATTCTGGTAATTCCCGTTGTAAACAGGAACATTGGTATTACTGAATCCATTGCCGAATGTTCCACCGGCGGCGTTAGCGTTAGCGCTAGCTTGAGCAGAAGATATGCCATTTCCATAAACA
This genomic window contains:
- the LOC123260753 gene encoding uncharacterized transmembrane protein DDB_G0289901-like, with the protein product MKSVKCFVPFLVLLLASGLQAGILRDIAHKHINKAANVLDPLGLFHGRKDNAGASAEATSQSLSNSLNLGPLSISTAVSSASATANAGSGAGSASAKADSSANVYGNGISSAQASANANAAGGTFGNGFSNTNVPVYNGNYQNGNTGHNGNYGGNMCQGNSGYYPNGSPGCGNDYSSADAYGNAYADNSGHSVTNTGTHTLGNGLADAGANAHGSGHYGANNDYNGGYQNGQTVNTGVYGAPKYTKNPFFGISGANANGNAQSGTNVGTYPTNQPTYNYGNNGGHYGGNTGGNSQANSQATAQANANANSQSGTNGGTYANNPTTGTYGNNGYYGGNTVGNSQENSQATAQATANANTQSGTNGGTYPNNPTTGTYGNTGYYGGNTGAKNPFLNKKPVVQNSAPTGTNYNQGTYGTGPNYGSSGGSGNPFINQPNIETQPPHYGTTGTYGVPSGTQGGANANAGANANANSGASAGSGNPFISQPNIETQPLHYGTTGTYGVPSGTQGGANANAGANANADSGASAGSGNPFISQPNMETQPPHYGTTGTYGVPSGTQGGANANAGANANANSGASAGSGNPFISQPSMETQPPHYGTTGTYGVPSGTQGGANANAGANANANSGATAGSGNPFISQPNIETQPPHYGTSGTYGVPSGTQGGANANAGANANANSGASAGSGNPFVNQPIKKPQPSYYGTSGTQGTNYDYSGTHGGSTVDNSGTYKPEPDCDCGPDGTPLNSGASATATANANSGVSTGSSNPFASQPTYYGDLGNNQGSNSGSQASATATANAESSATTDNQNNVGPYDDGLYHPEKYDHVNYDNTQGTKQVADNQNNAGPYDDGLYHPEKHGGGYVQSNGDSGNYGGFNNNQLPTVTGNSGANAHATAEASATANAGSGGSSKPHGYQPGTVDSYGNPLPGTLYNSGGHFDSGAHASANANAVASAGANSDASAKATADASATSNASASAGSNANAYGNGQATAKATASASTGPGFGSKSSASANAKASADTTRMLIFTD